One Anser cygnoides isolate HZ-2024a breed goose chromosome 4, Taihu_goose_T2T_genome, whole genome shotgun sequence genomic region harbors:
- the FAM241A gene encoding uncharacterized protein FAM241A isoform X5 produces MSNLEYCDITDACPDDLLLVPPLKKPTYLVQQEQRNHTAEPVVDDYKKMGTLFGELNKSLIRIGFTRMYFGERIVEPVIIMFFWVMLWFVGLQALGLVAVLCLVIIYVQQ; encoded by the exons ATGAG CAATTTGGAGTATTGTGACATTACTGATGCTTGCCCGGATGATCTTCTTTTAGTTCCACCTCTGAAGAAACCTACGTATCTA GTCCAACAAGAACAAAGAAACCACACCGCAGAACCCGTAGTAGATGATTATAAAAAGATGGGGACTCTCTTCGGCGAACTAAACAAAAGCCTTATCAGAATAGGCTTCACAAGGATGTATTTTGGAGAACGGATAGTAGAACCCGTAATTATTATGTTCTTCTGGGTCATGCTCTGGTTCGTTGGCTTACAGGCTCTTGGACTAGTTGCTGTTCTGTGCCTTGTCATTATTTATGTACAACAATAA